In Pyrus communis chromosome 1, drPyrComm1.1, whole genome shotgun sequence, the following are encoded in one genomic region:
- the LOC137729901 gene encoding rac-like GTP-binding protein ARAC1: MSASRFIKCVTVGDGAVGKTCLLISYTSNTFPTDYVPTVFDNFSANVVVNGSTVNLGLWDTAGQEDYNRLRPLSYRGADVFILAFSLISKASYENVSKKWIPELKHYAPGVPIILVGTKLDLRDDKQFFIDHPGAVPITTAQGEELRKLIGAPAYIECSSKTQQNVKGVFDAAIRVVLQPPKQKKKKGKGQKACSIL; encoded by the exons ATGAGCGCGTCAAGGTTCATAAAGTGCGTCACGGTTGGGGACGGGGCTGTGGGCAAGACGTGTCTGCTTATCTCCTACACCAGCAACACCTTCCCCACC GATTACGTGCCAACTGTTTTCGACAATTTCAGTGCAAACGTGGTCGTCAATGGGAGCACTGTTAACCTGGGGTTATGGGATACAGCTG GACAGGAGGATTACAATAGATTAAGACCTTTGAGTTATCGTGGTGCTGATGTGTTTATACTGGCGTTCTCTCTCATCAGCAAAGCCAGCTACGAAAATGTGTCCAAGAAG TGGATCCCAGAATTGAAGCATTATGCGCCTGGTGTTCCAATCATTCTTGTTGGAACAAAGCTTG ATCTTCGGGACGACAAGCAGTTCTTTATTGATCATCCCGGTGCTGTCCCAATTACTACCGCTCAA GGAGAGGAACTCAGGAAGCTAATTGGAGCACCAGCTTATATCGAGTGCAGTTCAAAAACTCAGCAG AATGTGAAAGGGGTCTTTGACGCAGCCATAAGGGTTGTACTTCAACCTCCgaagcagaagaaaaagaaaggcaaAGGGCAGAAGGCATGCTCCATATTGTGA
- the LOC137738632 gene encoding 3-dehydroquinate synthase, chloroplastic: MASTASTGNPFSVSLSSRKASFSKPSSPAEVSLRVQSSNASSLRTSFVSNSSIELTRGANSALKSSTVRSGTAIMASSAQVVDQPSSKTGPVAPTVVDVDLGNRSYPIYIGSGLLDQPELLQRHVHGKRVLVVTNTKVAPLYLDKVVEALTRDNPNVSVESVILPDGEKYKDMDTLMKVFDKAIESRLDRRCTFVALGGGVIGDMCGYAAASFLRGVNFIQIPTTVMAQVDSSVGGKTGINHPLGKNLIGAFYQPQCVLIDTDTLNTLPDRELASGLAEVIKYGLIRDADFFEWQERNIQALMARDPAAMAYAIKRSCENKAEVVSLDEKEGGLRATLNLGHTFGHAIETGLGYGNWLHGEAIAAGMVMAVDMSYRLGWIDDALVKRTTNILKQAKLPVAPPESVTIETFISVMAVDKKVADGLLRLILLKGPLGNCVFTGEYDRKALDETLHAFCES, encoded by the exons ATGGCCTCCACAGCATCCACAGGCAACCCATTCTCCGTTTCCCTCTCCTCCAGGAAAGCCTCATTCTCCAAGCCCAGCAGCCCGGCCGAGGTTTCTCTCCGTGTTCAGAGCTCCAACGCTTCTTCTCTCCGGACTTCGTTCGTTTCCAATAGCTCGATTGAGTTGACTCGGGGCGCGAACTCGGCGTTGAAGTCGAGCACCGTGAGATCAGGGACGGCGATTATGGCGAGCTCGGCGCAGGTAGTGGATCAGCCGTCGAGTAAAACGGGTCCAGTGGCTCCCACCGTTGTGGACGTCGATTTGGGTAATCGGAGCTACCCGATTTACATCGGATCTGGACTGCTTGATCAGCCCGAACTTCTTCAAAg GCATGTTCACGGAAAGAGGGTTCTTGTGGTCACTAACACTAAAGTTGCACCGTTGTACTTGGATAAAGTTGTTGAGGCTTTGACAAGAGATAACCCGAATGTGTCAGTTGAGAGCGTGATTTTACCAGACGGTGAGAAGTATAAGGACATG GACACTCTTATGAAAGTGTTTGACAAGGCTATTGAGTCGAGACTGGACCGGCGATGTACATTTGTTGCCCTTGGAGGTGGCGTGATTGGTGACATGTGTGGCTATGCTGCTGCTTCTTTCCTTCGTGGTGTTAACTTCATTCAGATTCCAACAACTGTTATGGCGCAG GTTGATTCTTCTGTTGGGGGCAAAACCGGTATAAACCACCCTCTTGGGAAGAACTTGATCGGTGCTTTTTACCAACCTCAGTGTGTGCTTATAGACACAGACACATTGAACACATTACCAGATAGGGAACTGGCATCAGGGCTTGCAGAGGTCATTAAGTATGGGCTTATTAGAGATGCAGATTTCTTTGAATGGCAGGAGAGGAATATTCAGGCACTAATGGCGAg GGATCCAGCGGCAATGGCTTATGCTATAAAGCGGTCGTGTGAAAACAAGGCTGAGGTTGTGTCCTTGGATGAGAAGGAAGGTGGACTGAGGGCTACACTGAACTTGGGTCATACATTTGGTCAT GCAATAGAAACTGGGCTCGGCTATGGGAACTGGCTCCATGGAGAAGCTATTGCAGCTGGCATG GTTATGGCTGTTGACATGTCATACCGCCTTGGCTGGATTGATGATGCACTTGTGAAGCGAACTACCAACATTTTAAAGCAGGCCAAGTTACCTGTTGCACCTCCTGAATCTGTGACGATAGAGACATTCATATCTGTAATGGCG GTTGATAAGAAGGTAGCTGATGGGTTACTAAGACTCATCCTTCTGAAAGGTCCTTTGGGAAATTGTGTCTTCACCGGCGAATATGATAGAAAGGCCCTCGACGAAACACTCCACGCATTTTGCGAGTCCTGA